From a region of the Bradyrhizobium diazoefficiens genome:
- a CDS encoding ABC transporter permease, producing MTTAFLTGANASTEVPLKRRLRRAERTRQVKALALVAPLLVFLLFTFAGPIAGMLWRTVDDPEVRQVLPQTVAALASWDGKDLPDEKAFAALASDVLAARAAGTIAIAAKRLNYALNGYRTILTGTARHLKAMPEPGTARETLGKINAAWRERVTWTTIKNASGPITGFYLLAALDLTRNVDGAIVAAPPDQAIYRSLFARTFIISLSVTAFCLILGFPVAYLLATLPPGRSNLLMIFVLLPFWTSLLVRTCAWIVLLQSNGVVNDSLHWLGIIDEPLRLIYNRFGVCVAMTHVLLPFMILPLYSSMKAISPAYMRAAASLGAPPVTAFLRIYLPQTLPGIGAGSLLVFILALGYYITPALVGGAADQMISYFIALYTTETANWGLASALGAVLLLATLLLALVYGKLVQGQQVTGGMKN from the coding sequence ATGACAACAGCGTTCCTGACCGGCGCCAATGCGTCGACCGAGGTCCCGCTCAAGCGCCGATTGAGGCGTGCAGAGCGGACACGCCAGGTCAAGGCATTGGCGCTGGTAGCGCCGCTTCTCGTCTTCCTGCTTTTCACCTTCGCCGGGCCCATCGCCGGCATGCTCTGGCGCACGGTCGACGACCCGGAGGTGCGTCAGGTTCTGCCGCAAACGGTCGCGGCCCTCGCCAGCTGGGACGGCAAGGACCTGCCGGACGAAAAGGCCTTTGCTGCGCTGGCAAGCGACGTCCTGGCGGCGCGCGCCGCCGGCACCATCGCCATCGCGGCCAAGCGGCTCAATTACGCGCTAAATGGTTATCGCACGATCCTGACCGGCACTGCACGCCATCTGAAGGCGATGCCGGAGCCTGGCACGGCCAGGGAGACGCTGGGCAAGATCAATGCGGCCTGGCGCGAACGCGTCACCTGGACGACGATCAAGAACGCCAGTGGCCCCATCACGGGCTTCTACCTTCTGGCGGCGCTCGACCTGACGCGGAACGTGGACGGCGCGATCGTCGCGGCCCCGCCGGACCAGGCCATTTACCGCAGCCTGTTCGCCCGCACCTTCATCATCAGCCTCAGCGTCACCGCGTTCTGCCTGATCCTCGGCTTCCCGGTCGCTTACTTGTTGGCGACGCTGCCGCCCGGCCGGTCGAACCTGCTGATGATCTTCGTCCTGCTGCCGTTCTGGACGTCGCTCCTGGTCCGCACCTGCGCCTGGATCGTGCTGTTGCAGAGCAACGGCGTCGTGAACGACAGCCTGCACTGGCTTGGCATCATCGACGAGCCGCTGCGCCTGATCTACAACCGCTTCGGCGTCTGCGTGGCAATGACCCACGTTCTCCTGCCTTTCATGATCCTGCCGCTGTACAGCAGCATGAAGGCGATCTCGCCGGCCTACATGCGCGCCGCCGCCTCGCTCGGCGCGCCGCCGGTGACCGCCTTCCTGCGGATCTACCTGCCTCAAACCCTGCCCGGCATCGGCGCGGGAAGCCTGCTCGTCTTCATCCTGGCGCTCGGCTACTACATCACGCCGGCCCTCGTCGGCGGCGCCGCCGATCAGATGATCAGCTACTTCATCGCGCTCTACACGACCGAGACGGCCAATTGGGGTCTTGCCTCGGCGTTGGGTGCGGTGCTGCTGCTCGCCACCCTCCTGCTGGCGCTGGTCTACGGAAAGCTGGTGCAGGGCCAGCAGGTCACGGGAGGGATGAAGAATTGA